One Melanotaenia boesemani isolate fMelBoe1 chromosome 8, fMelBoe1.pri, whole genome shotgun sequence DNA segment encodes these proteins:
- the LOC121644387 gene encoding uncharacterized protein LOC121644387, translating into MASENFRQWLEEGKALADELEAKKPSKKRKQKGTGGSNVSWRTRDHNGYIVPKFIRKNRSVKHRRTMEVPEVETSQMDEVPQEVTNLDNHLQTLRDLLSSVTVPASAEVEETTSMSVWTKRQLTTERKFKAAVPELLSCMLAAERVPQHCCQKCKTVKAVVRCLDCVPSGVQFLCAGCDSIVHKKNVFHDREVMIDHFYKHIPPTSLVKMDESGHCELVEQVCMLPILPPTQICSCGPD; encoded by the exons ATGGCATCTGAGAACTTCAGACAGTGGCTTGAGGAGGGGAAAGCGTTGGCAGATGAGTTGGAAGCCAAAAAG ccatcaaagaaaaggaaacagaaggGAACCGGAGGCTCCAATGTTTCCTGGAGGACGAGGGACCATAATGGGTACATAGTACCAAAATTCATCAGAAAGAATCGATCTG TTAAACACAGGCGCACTATGGAGGTGCCAGAAGTTGAGACCTCGCAGATGGATGAAGTTCCTCAAGAGGTCACAAATCTTG ATAACCATCTTCAAACACTGAGAGACCTGCTGAGTTCGGTCACCGTCCCTGCATCAGCAGAAGTTGAGGAGACAACCAGCATGTCTGTGTGGACCAAGAGGCAGCTGACCACAGAGAGAAAATTCAAGGCTGCAGTGCCAGAGCTCCTGAGTTGTATGCTGGCCGCAGAAAGAGTTCCCCAGCATTGCTGTCAAAAGTGCAAAACAGTCAAGGCTGTGGTCAGGTGCTTGGACTGTGTTCCCTCAGGAGTTCAGTTTCTCTGCGCAGGATGTGACTCAATTGtccacaaaaaaaatgtatttcatgaCAGAGAAGTCATGATTGaccatttttataaacacattCCTCCCACATCCTTAGTGAAGATGGATGAAAGCGGTCATTGTGAACTGGTTGAACaag TATGTATGCTGCCGATTCTTCCACCAACACAAATCTGCTCCTGTGGCCCAGACTAA
- the LOC121644386 gene encoding uncharacterized protein LOC121644386 — MSRAKVDEEGLEIAVCRHGILLQGLNHYCGEIYAYPLFLQKELAQAANIKFFCMDLTCRYWPYLEKMAEKLSELQPLTEMRPFLSVMHAKAHTGKCEVRWGGRNQDGAGNTVGEEVEQVNSFLSRAALTTKYMTKSGRADMITMLAMGWNNRKVESLHKTLAKRFVKITQRAEKEAANLQHLQHDLNITLEDTEQWIEDVKQWAATGKHGAHSSQEELQREIDEIIYSLRRKKHDLYQQNDSNQTRQQKRRRLGELKKKLREKIVQYNTVAADEDKIDSEAACSLSDEVVLPWEAQGDVVSLRLKRRLFDQVMLVRRMEEEKPILVKEMTQHYQYLRKALDKLDNLLHHTEENIKNHTTPTDMTEAGYRGLHCSLLQKKDILQKKLSAVTSTYARVDTDPGVFNVLEEDLEDFEEDYSSSELSDEEI, encoded by the exons ATGTCCAGGGCCAAGGTGGACGAGGAGGGCCTGGAAATTGCCGTTTGCAGACACGGAATCTTGCTACAAGGCTTGAATCACTACTGTGGAGAAATTTATGCTTACCCACTGTTCCTGCAGAAGGAGTTGGCTCAGGCTGCAAACATCAAATTCTTTTGTATGGACCTCACTTGCAG GTATTGGCCATACTTGGAGAAGATGGCAGAGAAGTTGTCAGAGCTCCAACCACTGACAGAGATGAGGCCTTTTCTGTCTGTAATGCATGCCAAGGCTCACACTGGCAAATGTGAG GTGAGGTGGGGTGGCAGAAACCAGGATGGTGCAGGAAATACTGTTGGTGAGGAGGTGGAGCAAGTGAACAGCTTTCTCTCAAGGGCAGCTCTGACCACAAAATACATGACCAAGTCag GGAGAGCCGATATGATAACAATGCTTGCCATGGGATGGAACAACAGGAAGGTGGAGAGTCTACACAAGACACTGGCGAAGCGATTTGTTAAA ATTACACAGAGAGCAGAAAAGGAAGCAGCAAATCTTCAGCATCTCCAGCATGACCTCAACATCACTTTGGAGGACACAGAACAGTGGATTGAGGATGTGAAGCAGTGGGCAGCCACTG gGAAACATGGTGCTCATAGTAGCCAGGAAGAGCTCCAGAGAGAGATTGATGAGATCATCTATTCCCTCAGAAGGAAGAAGCATGATCTCTACCAACAAAATG ACAGCAATCAAACGAGGCAACAGAAACGGAGGAGACTGGGTGAGCTCAAAAAGAAACTCAGAGAGAAGATCGTCCAATACAACACAGTTGCTGCCGATGAAGACAAAATTGACTCAGAAGCAGCATGCAGTCTCTCTGATGAAGTCGTTCTCCCTTGGGAGGCACAAGGAGATG TGGTGAGTCTCCGTTTGAAGAGGCGACTTTTTGACCAGGTCATGCTGGTCAGGCGCATGGAAGAGGAGAAACCAATCCTTGTGAAGGAGATGACTCAACATTATCAGTACCTGAGAAAGGCATTGGACAAACTGGACAACCTCCTCCATCACACTGAAGAGAACATCAAGAACCATA CTACTCCTACAGATATGACAGAGGCTGGATACAGGGGACTGCACTGCAGTCTTCTACAGAAGAAAGACATTCTTCAGAAGAAACTGAGTGCTGTCACCAGCACCTATGCCCGTGTAGACACAGACCCCGGTGTTTTTAACGTGTtggaagaagatctggaggacTTTGAAGAGGATTACAGCAGTTCAGAACTTTCAGATGAAGAAATATAG